In a genomic window of Microterricola viridarii:
- a CDS encoding SMP-30/gluconolactonase/LRE family protein — MTPNPAPTVSVLVPRRAICGEGPYWHAASGSVLWVDNERGEILRTDPATLDTAVTVYPPGIGAAAPREAGGLIAATGTGFVGLADDGTVTHRVDCLADGIRMNDAKADPAGIYWSGSCALDFAAGRGGLWRLDENWRAEQVLEGLALPNGLGWSPDGRTFYLVDSMARAIYSYPFDPETSTLTPTPSVPVGPEAFTALPDGLAVDVRGHLWVAEYGGGALHEFAPDGTRVQRIAVPTAQTTSCAFVGPERDQLWVTSAANGLDEDAEPLAGNVFLVTGHGTSGLPVASFRG; from the coding sequence ATGACCCCGAACCCCGCTCCCACCGTCAGCGTCCTCGTTCCGCGCCGCGCGATCTGCGGGGAGGGGCCGTACTGGCACGCGGCGAGCGGCAGCGTGCTCTGGGTCGACAACGAGCGGGGCGAGATCCTCCGCACCGACCCGGCCACCCTCGACACCGCCGTGACCGTGTACCCGCCGGGCATCGGCGCGGCCGCCCCGCGTGAGGCCGGCGGCCTCATCGCCGCCACGGGCACGGGCTTCGTCGGGCTGGCGGATGACGGCACGGTGACGCACCGCGTGGACTGCCTGGCCGACGGCATCCGCATGAACGACGCCAAGGCCGACCCGGCCGGGATCTACTGGTCGGGCAGTTGCGCACTGGACTTCGCCGCCGGGAGGGGCGGCTTGTGGCGGCTCGACGAGAACTGGCGGGCCGAGCAGGTGCTGGAGGGCCTCGCGCTGCCGAACGGCCTGGGCTGGAGCCCCGACGGCCGCACGTTCTACCTGGTCGATTCGATGGCGCGCGCAATCTACAGCTACCCCTTCGACCCGGAGACGTCCACGCTCACCCCGACGCCGAGCGTGCCCGTCGGCCCGGAGGCGTTCACCGCACTGCCCGACGGCCTGGCAGTCGACGTGCGCGGGCACCTCTGGGTGGCCGAGTACGGCGGCGGCGCCCTGCACGAGTTCGCGCCGGACGGCACGCGGGTGCAGCGCATCGCCGTCCCGACGGCGCAGACCACCTCGTGCGCCTTCGTCGGCCCCGAGCGGGATCAGCTCTGGGTGACGTCGGCCGCGAACGGGCTGGACGAGGACGCCGAGCCGCTCGCCGGCAACGTGTTCCTCGTGACCGGGCACGGCACCAGCGGGCTGCCGGTGGCGAGCTTCCGCGGGTAG
- a CDS encoding glutamine synthetase family protein, whose translation MKDYVLDPSELEALGIRTVIVASPDLQGRLIGRRIPVDGFDRVIENGVDVCTCVWAWDLEQGLELIDAGLFKLCSMHNGVPDATLRVDLGTLRRAAWLENVAICFADPVDVRTGEPLAISPRVMLKQELARYAELGMQPKAGTELEFYLFRNEQRELRKNGFRDLDPTTLIPSDFMIHEGNLYEPFFQKLRDDLLASGVQMEAAQSEWGSGQWEMTFRYGEPLEMADRHALYKLAVRDSAARAGMTATFMARPLNGQPGSSCHVHFSVQDAAGERLFWSDTAAENMSETMLSAIGGVLEHAPAFMAWYSPTINSYRRNNSGDVAGNGRTWGFDNRTTTVRVVGHKPEHLRFEFRLPGADTNPYLTLVALLASARDGIERAVAAPEPIRGNAYLLPADEEMPADLQQASKAFVAAGFPRALFGEDIVDHHRVLLENEWKTFMAAVSDWDLNRYFDRV comes from the coding sequence ATGAAGGACTACGTGCTGGACCCGTCCGAGCTGGAGGCGCTCGGCATCCGCACCGTCATCGTCGCCTCGCCCGACCTGCAAGGCCGACTCATCGGCCGCAGGATCCCCGTCGACGGCTTCGACCGGGTCATCGAGAACGGCGTCGACGTCTGCACCTGCGTCTGGGCCTGGGACCTCGAGCAGGGCCTCGAGCTCATCGACGCCGGGCTGTTCAAGCTCTGCAGCATGCACAACGGTGTTCCGGATGCCACGCTGCGCGTGGACCTCGGAACACTCCGCCGCGCGGCCTGGCTCGAGAACGTCGCCATCTGCTTCGCCGACCCCGTCGACGTGCGCACCGGCGAACCGCTGGCCATCTCGCCGCGCGTGATGCTCAAGCAGGAGCTCGCGCGCTACGCGGAACTCGGCATGCAGCCGAAGGCCGGAACAGAGCTCGAGTTCTACCTGTTCCGCAACGAACAGCGCGAGCTGCGCAAGAACGGCTTCCGCGACCTCGACCCCACCACGCTGATCCCCAGCGACTTCATGATCCACGAGGGCAACCTCTACGAGCCGTTCTTCCAGAAGCTCCGCGACGACCTCCTGGCCAGCGGCGTGCAAATGGAGGCCGCCCAGTCCGAGTGGGGCAGCGGGCAGTGGGAGATGACCTTCCGCTACGGCGAGCCGCTCGAGATGGCCGACCGGCACGCGCTGTACAAGCTGGCCGTGCGCGACTCCGCCGCCCGGGCGGGCATGACGGCGACGTTCATGGCCCGGCCGCTGAACGGCCAGCCCGGCTCGTCCTGCCACGTGCACTTCTCGGTGCAGGATGCCGCGGGCGAGCGCCTGTTCTGGAGCGACACCGCCGCAGAGAACATGAGCGAGACCATGCTGAGCGCCATCGGCGGCGTGCTCGAGCACGCCCCCGCGTTCATGGCCTGGTACTCGCCGACGATCAACTCCTACCGGCGCAACAACTCGGGCGACGTGGCGGGCAACGGCCGCACCTGGGGCTTCGACAACCGCACCACGACGGTGCGCGTGGTCGGGCACAAACCGGAGCACCTGCGCTTCGAGTTCCGCCTGCCCGGCGCCGACACGAACCCGTACCTCACCCTGGTGGCGCTGCTCGCCTCCGCACGGGACGGGATCGAGCGCGCCGTCGCCGCACCGGAGCCGATCCGTGGCAACGCATACCTGCTGCCGGCCGACGAGGAGATGCCTGCCGACCTGCAGCAGGCGTCGAAGGCCTTCGTGGCTGCCGGGTTCCCGCGCGCGCTGTTCGGCGAAGACATCGTCGACCACCACCGGGTGCTGCTCGAGAACGAGTGGAAGACGTTCATGGCCGCGGTCAGCGACTGGGACCTCAACCGCTACTTCGATCGGGTGTGA
- a CDS encoding ABC transporter permease, which yields MNPLDVLKSAVSNTFRNKVRTLLTVIAIFIGAFTLTITSAIGAGVSSYIDAQISSIGGDSMLTVSSAPDAAPAGDGPTPYDPDKQSTASGMSLLSEDDVTAIAAVDGIADVQPAVMLSPDFIEFDGNGRFEIAVNPMAGIATIDLAAGAQLENGAGQNQILLPASYVDGLGFADAESAIGQPVTLAISDYEGTQHTVEAVVQGVQNDSLFAAGAGLNADLRDGLDALRQTGKPAAVPSGYVMAIAYLADGTTPAQLDDIQAALTEQGLLGMTVADQIGAIQDVINGIIGVLNAFAVIALIAAGFGIINTLLMSVQERTREIGLMKAMGMGGGKIFALFSFEAIFIGLLGSALGAAVAIGLGSGISSALSATVLSGLPGLTIMLFTPASIATIIGIVMAIAFLAGTLPARRAAKQNPIDALRYE from the coding sequence ATGAACCCCCTCGACGTTCTGAAGTCCGCCGTCTCCAACACCTTCCGCAACAAGGTGCGCACGCTGCTCACGGTCATCGCGATCTTCATCGGCGCGTTCACGCTCACCATCACGAGCGCCATCGGGGCCGGCGTCTCCAGCTACATCGACGCCCAGATCTCCTCGATCGGCGGCGACTCCATGCTCACCGTCTCCTCGGCCCCGGATGCCGCGCCCGCCGGCGACGGCCCGACGCCCTATGACCCGGACAAGCAGTCCACCGCCAGCGGGATGTCACTGCTCAGTGAGGACGACGTGACCGCGATCGCCGCCGTCGACGGCATCGCCGACGTGCAGCCCGCCGTCATGCTCTCGCCCGACTTCATCGAGTTCGATGGCAACGGCAGGTTCGAGATCGCCGTCAACCCGATGGCCGGCATCGCCACCATCGACCTCGCCGCCGGCGCGCAGCTGGAGAACGGCGCCGGCCAGAACCAGATCCTGCTGCCCGCCAGCTACGTCGACGGCCTCGGCTTCGCCGACGCCGAGTCGGCGATCGGGCAGCCCGTCACGCTCGCCATCTCCGACTACGAGGGCACCCAGCACACCGTCGAGGCGGTCGTGCAGGGCGTGCAGAACGACTCGCTGTTCGCCGCGGGGGCAGGCCTGAACGCCGACCTGCGCGACGGGCTCGACGCCCTCAGGCAGACCGGCAAGCCCGCCGCCGTGCCGAGCGGCTACGTGATGGCGATCGCCTACCTGGCCGACGGCACCACGCCGGCGCAGCTCGACGACATCCAGGCCGCGCTCACCGAGCAGGGCCTGCTGGGGATGACGGTCGCCGACCAGATCGGCGCCATCCAGGACGTCATCAACGGCATCATCGGCGTGCTCAACGCCTTCGCCGTGATCGCCCTCATCGCGGCCGGCTTCGGCATCATCAACACGCTGCTGATGAGCGTGCAGGAGCGCACCCGCGAGATCGGCCTCATGAAGGCCATGGGCATGGGCGGCGGCAAGATCTTCGCCCTGTTCAGCTTCGAGGCGATCTTCATCGGCCTGCTCGGCTCGGCGCTCGGCGCCGCCGTCGCGATCGGGCTCGGCTCCGGCATCAGCAGCGCGCTCTCGGCGACGGTGCTCTCCGGGCTGCCCGGCCTGACGATCATGCTGTTCACCCCGGCATCCATCGCCACCATCATCGGCATCGTCATGGCGATCGCCTTCCTGGCCGGCACGCTCCCGGCCCGGCGCGCCGCCAAGCAGAACCCGATCGACGCGCTGCGCTACGAGTAA
- a CDS encoding aldehyde dehydrogenase family protein yields MSTTEMPRAFPELSTLIQGRFEPSAHSAGQLFDPNSGQPLAENRGSSLEQLDRAIGAAHAAHESGEWRGLGIAGRAPLLRALAARLDELGEQIAVLDAVNSGVPIAVTRLFAGSAGDTVRDVVERALALGDSRALAADGRDVRLHRVPWGATALIMPWNAPSAMAVKKLGYALAAGATVVMKPSPASPWSTVLIAQAAVAAGIPSGVVNLVLGGGEIGSALVADPRIRAISMTGSTPTGRAIAASAGVNLTRLRLELGSNNPAIVRADANVAEAARVIAAGAMKLSGQWCEAPRRVIADRALLPELVEALRAELAAQRIGSSLDDGTQLGPVAFRDRLIQLEGQRDALQAQGAVIHREGAVPDEGWFFQPSIAVAEEIDVELEIFGPLLTVQPSDGDAHALALANAGHVGLAGYVFGGDEQAALQMGAGLVAGEVKVNGSSVLDMAAGSAQSFFGLSGLGGHGDADVLDFFSGTQIVGTDRPGMPL; encoded by the coding sequence ATGAGTACGACAGAGATGCCGCGGGCATTCCCCGAGCTGAGCACCCTGATCCAGGGGCGCTTCGAGCCGAGCGCACACTCGGCGGGCCAGCTGTTCGACCCGAACAGTGGCCAACCGCTGGCGGAGAATCGCGGCTCATCGCTCGAGCAGCTCGACCGCGCCATCGGCGCCGCGCACGCGGCGCACGAGTCGGGCGAGTGGCGCGGTCTCGGCATCGCCGGCCGGGCCCCACTGTTGCGGGCCCTGGCCGCCCGGCTCGATGAGCTGGGCGAGCAGATCGCGGTGCTCGATGCGGTGAACAGCGGCGTGCCCATCGCTGTCACGCGACTCTTCGCGGGAAGCGCCGGCGACACCGTGCGGGACGTTGTGGAGCGCGCGCTGGCCCTCGGGGACAGCCGCGCACTCGCAGCCGACGGCCGCGACGTGCGGCTGCACCGCGTGCCGTGGGGCGCCACCGCCCTGATCATGCCGTGGAACGCGCCGTCGGCGATGGCCGTCAAGAAGCTCGGCTACGCCCTCGCGGCCGGGGCCACCGTGGTGATGAAGCCGTCGCCGGCCTCGCCGTGGAGCACCGTGCTGATTGCACAGGCAGCGGTGGCCGCTGGGATTCCGTCCGGGGTCGTCAACCTCGTGTTGGGCGGCGGCGAGATCGGCTCGGCCCTCGTCGCCGATCCGCGTATCCGCGCGATCTCGATGACGGGCTCGACCCCGACCGGGCGCGCCATCGCGGCATCCGCCGGCGTCAACCTCACCCGTCTGCGGCTCGAGCTCGGCTCGAACAACCCCGCCATCGTGCGCGCGGACGCCAACGTCGCGGAGGCCGCACGAGTCATCGCCGCGGGCGCCATGAAGCTCTCTGGGCAATGGTGCGAGGCACCCCGCCGCGTGATCGCCGACCGCGCCCTGCTGCCCGAGCTGGTCGAGGCGCTGCGCGCCGAGCTCGCCGCGCAGCGAATCGGCTCCAGCCTGGATGACGGCACGCAGCTCGGGCCGGTCGCGTTCCGGGACCGCCTGATTCAGCTGGAGGGGCAGCGGGATGCGCTCCAGGCCCAGGGCGCCGTCATCCACCGGGAGGGTGCCGTGCCCGATGAGGGCTGGTTCTTCCAGCCGAGCATCGCCGTGGCCGAGGAGATCGACGTCGAGCTGGAGATCTTCGGCCCGCTCCTGACGGTGCAGCCGTCCGACGGCGATGCGCACGCCCTGGCCCTCGCGAACGCCGGCCACGTCGGGCTCGCCGGCTACGTCTTCGGCGGGGACGAGCAGGCCGCCCTGCAGATGGGCGCCGGTCTCGTCGCGGGCGAGGTGAAGGTGAACGGCAGCTCGGTTCTCGATATGGCCGCAGGCTCCGCGCAGAGTTTCTTCGGCCTGAGCGGTCTCGGCGGCCACGGAGATGCCGATGTGCTTGACTTCTTCTCTGGCACCCAGATCGTCGGTACCGACCGACCAGGGATGCCTCTCTGA
- a CDS encoding SDR family NAD(P)-dependent oxidoreductase, producing MTPRHQNKNGFITGGGSGIGRETALRLAREGARMMITDVNLDAAQETVSLIEAEGGIALAARVDVREREQIRAAALRVRESWGSLHLLVNNAGVVTNHSFETLTEDAWDFVLDVNLKGQFLVAQELAPLIGESGGGAIVNLSTVEALVVVTSGTTAQPHYNASKGGVPMLTKALAVELAPKGIRVNCVAPGPIATNFFDLESVTSAEGLEFMKQRLLVPRVGQPADIASAISWLLSDEASWIDGIQLPVDGGWLTR from the coding sequence ATGACTCCCCGGCACCAGAACAAGAACGGCTTCATCACGGGCGGCGGCTCCGGCATCGGTCGGGAGACCGCGCTGCGTCTGGCGCGCGAGGGCGCCCGCATGATGATCACCGACGTCAACCTCGACGCCGCCCAGGAGACGGTGTCGCTGATCGAGGCAGAGGGCGGCATCGCCCTGGCCGCCCGCGTCGACGTGCGCGAGCGCGAGCAGATCCGTGCCGCCGCCCTGCGCGTGCGGGAGTCCTGGGGCAGCCTGCACCTGCTCGTCAACAACGCCGGTGTCGTCACCAACCACTCCTTCGAGACGCTCACCGAGGACGCTTGGGACTTCGTCCTCGACGTCAACCTCAAGGGCCAGTTCCTCGTGGCCCAGGAGCTCGCGCCGCTGATCGGCGAGTCCGGCGGCGGGGCCATCGTCAACCTCTCGACGGTGGAGGCCCTCGTCGTCGTCACCAGCGGAACCACCGCGCAGCCGCACTACAACGCGAGCAAGGGCGGCGTGCCCATGCTGACCAAGGCTCTCGCGGTCGAGCTCGCGCCGAAGGGCATCCGCGTCAACTGCGTCGCCCCCGGCCCCATCGCGACGAACTTCTTCGACCTCGAGAGCGTGACCAGCGCCGAGGGCCTGGAGTTCATGAAGCAGCGCCTGCTCGTGCCGCGCGTCGGCCAGCCGGCCGACATCGCCTCGGCGATCTCGTGGCTGTTGAGCGACGAGGCGTCGTGGATCGACGGCATCCAGCTCCCCGTCGACGGCGGCTGGCTCACCCGATGA
- a CDS encoding ATP-dependent Clp protease ATP-binding subunit: MQPDQQPPQEEAKSALEQYGVDLTAIAASGKLDPVIGRDAEIRRLSQVLTRRTKNNPVLIGEPGVGKTAVVEGLAQRIVEGDVADSLKGKKLVSLDLSALVAGAMYRGQFEERLKSVLKEITESDGEIITFIDELHTLMGAGGGEGSVAASNMLKPMLARGELRLIGATTLNEYREFIEKDAALERRFQQVFVGEPSVEDTVAILRGLKGAYEAHHGVTISDGALVAAATLSNRYITSRQLPDKAIDLVDEAMSRLKMEIDSSPVEIDQLQRQVARMKVEELALKKEKDDASKERLEKLREELREKESELKVLEARWAREKRSLNAVGDLKKKLDDATRARDRAMREANYAEASKLEYTTIKQLQEQLAEAEQAENDPIEDRMVNEQVTEEDIAAVIAAWTGIPVGRLLQGETEKLLHLESELGKRLIGQKKAVAAVSDAVRRTRAGISDPDRPTGSFLFLGPTGVGKTELAKALAEFLFDDEKAMIRIDMSEYGEKHSVSRLVGAPPGYVGYEQGGQLTEAVRRRPYSVILLDEVEKAHPEVFDVLLQVLDDGRLTDGQGRTVDFRNVILVLTSNLGSQFLVDQSLTWAEKETAVQQLVRQAFKPEFVNRLDDIVVFSALTQEELGEIVELYIDRLSKRLSSRRLTLAVTPDARRWLAERGYDPIYGARPLRRLMQHEIDDKLANALLSGAVRDGDLVRVDLAADGNGLTVGAD, from the coding sequence ATGCAGCCAGACCAGCAGCCTCCTCAGGAAGAAGCCAAGAGCGCCCTCGAACAGTACGGCGTTGACCTCACCGCCATCGCGGCGAGCGGCAAGCTCGACCCGGTGATTGGCCGGGACGCCGAGATCCGGCGGCTCAGCCAGGTGCTGACCCGCCGTACCAAGAACAACCCGGTGCTCATCGGCGAGCCGGGCGTCGGCAAGACCGCCGTCGTCGAGGGCCTGGCCCAGCGCATCGTCGAGGGCGACGTCGCCGACTCGCTCAAGGGGAAGAAGCTCGTCTCGCTCGACCTCAGCGCCCTCGTGGCCGGCGCCATGTACCGCGGCCAGTTCGAGGAGCGGCTGAAGAGCGTGCTCAAGGAGATCACCGAGTCCGACGGCGAGATCATCACCTTCATCGATGAGCTGCACACGCTGATGGGCGCTGGCGGCGGAGAGGGCTCCGTCGCGGCATCCAACATGCTCAAGCCCATGCTCGCCCGCGGCGAGCTGCGCCTGATCGGCGCCACCACGCTCAACGAGTACCGCGAGTTCATCGAGAAGGATGCCGCCCTCGAACGCCGCTTCCAGCAGGTGTTCGTCGGCGAGCCGAGCGTCGAGGACACCGTCGCGATCCTGCGCGGGCTGAAGGGCGCCTACGAGGCGCACCACGGGGTGACGATCAGCGACGGCGCTCTCGTCGCGGCGGCCACCCTGAGCAACCGCTACATCACCTCGCGCCAGCTGCCGGACAAGGCGATCGACCTCGTCGACGAGGCGATGAGCCGGCTCAAGATGGAGATCGACTCCTCGCCGGTGGAGATCGACCAGCTGCAGCGCCAGGTCGCGCGGATGAAGGTCGAGGAGCTCGCCCTCAAGAAGGAGAAGGACGACGCCTCCAAGGAGCGCCTCGAGAAGCTGCGCGAGGAGCTGAGGGAGAAGGAGTCCGAGCTGAAGGTGCTCGAGGCCCGCTGGGCGCGCGAGAAGCGCTCGCTCAACGCCGTCGGCGACCTCAAGAAGAAGCTCGACGACGCCACCCGCGCCCGCGACCGGGCCATGCGCGAGGCGAACTACGCCGAGGCGTCGAAGCTGGAGTACACGACGATCAAGCAGCTGCAGGAGCAGCTGGCGGAGGCCGAGCAAGCCGAGAACGACCCGATCGAGGACCGCATGGTCAACGAGCAGGTGACGGAGGAGGACATCGCCGCCGTCATCGCCGCGTGGACGGGCATCCCCGTCGGCCGGCTGCTGCAGGGCGAGACCGAGAAGCTGCTGCACCTCGAGAGCGAGCTCGGCAAGCGCCTGATCGGCCAGAAGAAGGCCGTCGCGGCGGTGTCGGATGCCGTCCGCCGAACCCGTGCGGGCATCTCCGACCCCGACCGCCCGACCGGTTCCTTCCTGTTCCTCGGGCCGACCGGCGTCGGCAAGACCGAGCTCGCCAAGGCGCTCGCCGAGTTCCTGTTCGACGACGAGAAGGCGATGATCCGCATCGACATGTCGGAGTACGGCGAGAAGCACAGCGTCTCGCGCCTCGTCGGCGCCCCTCCCGGCTACGTCGGGTACGAGCAGGGCGGTCAGCTGACCGAGGCCGTGCGGCGGCGTCCGTACTCGGTGATCCTGCTCGACGAGGTCGAGAAGGCCCACCCGGAGGTGTTCGACGTGCTGTTGCAGGTGCTCGACGACGGCCGGCTGACCGACGGCCAGGGCCGCACCGTCGACTTCCGCAACGTCATCCTGGTTCTCACCTCGAACCTCGGCTCACAGTTCCTCGTCGACCAGTCGCTGACCTGGGCCGAGAAGGAGACCGCGGTGCAGCAGCTGGTGCGCCAGGCGTTCAAGCCCGAGTTCGTGAACCGGCTCGACGACATCGTGGTGTTCTCTGCACTGACGCAGGAGGAGCTCGGCGAGATCGTGGAGCTCTACATCGACCGGCTGTCGAAGCGGTTGAGCAGCCGCCGGCTCACCCTGGCGGTGACCCCGGATGCCCGGCGCTGGCTGGCCGAGCGCGGCTACGACCCGATCTACGGGGCCCGGCCGCTGCGCCGCCTGATGCAGCACGAGATCGACGACAAGCTCGCGAATGCCCTGCTCAGCGGGGCGGTGCGCGACGGCGACCTGGTGCGGGTCGATCTCGCCGCAGACGGCAACGGCCTCACGGTGGGCGCCGACTAG
- a CDS encoding APC family permease produces MTQSAGTVVSAENRRLSGNLGTVAVTFMVIAAAAPLTVVGGLLPIGLLVGNGLGFPVMFLVATGILLLFAVGLTSMSRFIPNAGSFFTFVSHGLGRTPGVATAWLALACYTTVQVAVFSYLGGTLSSSIALLGGPEIAWWVFTLISIAVVGVLGYRHIELSSKVLVIVLGAEMGIVLLLGLVILITGGPEGLSLSPFSLENILSGSPALGLMFAIASFIGFESTVVYRNEVRDPERTIPRATYASAVIIGVFYAFAGWAVIMGFGESAVIDEAAADPATLLSRITDEYLGPIGGIIIAVLFMGSMFAAVLSLHNVLTRYHHGMANARVMPDSLGIVHPRHRSPHRAAVVQVSTAATVVVLLVLIGFTAENIFAWFAGIGTLAIVLLMALTCLSVIAYFRRTRVLTSPWHTVIAPGLGFIGLLVSAGLIAANFPLLVGDVDADGNPSWGVLSAVLFAVVIVAPVIGLVQALVLRAKRPEAYAQVIERFGED; encoded by the coding sequence ATGACGCAATCCGCAGGCACCGTCGTCTCGGCCGAGAATCGGCGTCTGAGCGGCAATCTCGGCACCGTCGCCGTCACCTTCATGGTGATCGCCGCGGCAGCCCCGCTCACCGTGGTCGGCGGCCTCCTCCCGATCGGACTCCTCGTCGGCAACGGATTGGGCTTCCCGGTCATGTTCCTCGTCGCGACCGGGATCCTGCTGCTCTTCGCCGTCGGGCTCACCTCGATGAGCCGCTTCATCCCCAACGCCGGATCCTTCTTCACCTTCGTCAGCCACGGCCTCGGCCGCACCCCCGGTGTGGCGACGGCGTGGCTCGCACTCGCCTGCTACACCACCGTCCAGGTCGCCGTCTTCAGCTACCTCGGCGGAACGCTCAGCTCCAGCATCGCGCTGCTCGGCGGCCCCGAGATCGCCTGGTGGGTCTTCACGCTGATCTCGATCGCCGTCGTGGGCGTGCTCGGCTACCGCCACATCGAGCTCAGCTCCAAGGTGCTCGTCATCGTGCTGGGCGCCGAGATGGGCATCGTGCTGCTGCTCGGCCTGGTCATCCTGATCACGGGCGGCCCGGAGGGCCTCTCGCTCAGCCCCTTCTCGCTCGAGAACATCCTCTCCGGCTCGCCGGCGCTCGGCCTCATGTTCGCGATCGCCAGCTTCATCGGCTTCGAGTCGACCGTCGTCTACCGCAACGAGGTTCGCGACCCCGAGCGCACGATCCCGCGCGCGACCTACGCCTCGGCCGTCATCATCGGCGTGTTCTACGCCTTCGCCGGCTGGGCCGTCATCATGGGATTCGGCGAGTCCGCGGTCATCGACGAGGCCGCCGCCGACCCGGCCACCCTGCTCTCCCGCATCACCGACGAGTACCTCGGCCCGATCGGCGGCATCATCATCGCGGTGCTGTTCATGGGCAGCATGTTCGCCGCCGTGCTCTCGCTGCACAACGTGCTCACCCGCTACCACCACGGCATGGCCAACGCGCGAGTGATGCCGGACAGCCTCGGCATCGTCCACCCTCGGCACCGTTCGCCGCACCGCGCTGCCGTCGTGCAGGTGAGCACCGCCGCCACCGTCGTCGTGCTCCTCGTGCTGATCGGCTTCACCGCGGAGAACATCTTCGCCTGGTTCGCCGGCATCGGCACGCTGGCGATCGTGCTGCTGATGGCGCTCACCTGCCTCTCGGTCATCGCCTACTTCCGGCGCACCCGGGTGCTGACCAGCCCCTGGCACACGGTCATCGCCCCCGGCCTCGGCTTCATCGGCCTGCTCGTCTCGGCCGGCCTCATCGCCGCGAACTTCCCGCTGCTGGTCGGCGATGTCGATGCGGACGGCAACCCCAGCTGGGGCGTGCTCAGCGCCGTGCTGTTCGCCGTCGTGATCGTCGCGCCGGTCATCGGCCTCGTGCAGGCCCTCGTGCTGCGCGCGAAGCGGCCGGAGGCCTACGCCCAGGTCATCGAGCGCTTCGGCGAGGATTGA
- a CDS encoding TetR/AcrR family transcriptional regulator, with protein MAEEHPEQHPEQQPGNPDGLRARKRAATRAAIEEAALALSLEHGYDNVTVDMICAASMISQRTFFNYFGSKEGFAKGLIPAAITDADAERFLADRSDDVLGALAQRMAHALMGGAGDGAWFEARMRVFQSSSELTGKWMEWLADQEQLLVDLVLARFAADGRTTAADPELVDEAKMVVSLAIGVLRFTMQQRQAQGASAPPLEETVRHATALVGRIAGRA; from the coding sequence ATGGCCGAGGAGCACCCCGAGCAACACCCCGAGCAGCAGCCGGGCAACCCGGACGGGCTGCGCGCCCGCAAGCGCGCGGCCACCCGGGCGGCCATCGAGGAGGCGGCGCTCGCGCTCTCGCTCGAACACGGCTACGACAACGTGACCGTCGACATGATCTGCGCGGCCAGCATGATCTCCCAGCGCACCTTCTTCAACTACTTCGGATCGAAGGAGGGCTTCGCCAAGGGCCTGATCCCGGCCGCGATCACGGATGCCGACGCCGAGCGCTTCCTCGCCGACCGCTCCGACGACGTGCTGGGCGCGCTCGCGCAGCGGATGGCGCACGCGCTCATGGGCGGTGCCGGCGACGGTGCCTGGTTCGAGGCGCGCATGCGCGTGTTCCAGAGCTCGAGCGAGCTCACCGGCAAGTGGATGGAGTGGCTGGCCGACCAGGAGCAGCTCCTGGTCGATCTGGTGCTCGCGCGGTTCGCCGCCGACGGGCGCACAACGGCCGCTGACCCCGAGCTCGTCGACGAGGCCAAGATGGTCGTCTCGCTGGCCATCGGGGTGCTCCGCTTCACCATGCAGCAGCGCCAGGCGCAGGGCGCTTCTGCCCCGCCCCTCGAGGAGACCGTGCGGCACGCGACGGCGCTGGTCGGGCGGATCGCCGGCCGCGCCTGA
- a CDS encoding gamma-glutamyl-gamma-aminobutyrate hydrolase family protein, translating into MSVPLPKPLIGFSGRRGRAESVGAPRGFHDAPLDIYMSEYTTSVIRSGGLPVNLPMDADASELVGYLDAVVLSGGEDVDPRRYGEAPGPHTGWIDPQRDAFEIALIEAGIARGIPVLGICRGQQLINVALGGSLVQHLVIGEGESHASYAYPRAQRVHPVALEAGSTAATLYGETVMVNSYHHQAVGRLAPGLRVTGRAPDGVIEAIEHESAPVIGVQWHPEVFGGDPLFDWLVQTAQNSQLTRQKAAA; encoded by the coding sequence ATGTCTGTCCCCTTGCCCAAGCCACTGATCGGCTTCAGCGGCCGACGCGGTCGCGCGGAGTCCGTCGGCGCCCCGCGCGGCTTCCACGACGCCCCGCTCGACATCTACATGAGCGAGTACACGACCTCGGTGATCCGCTCGGGCGGCCTGCCGGTGAACCTGCCGATGGATGCCGACGCGAGCGAGCTCGTCGGCTATCTGGACGCCGTCGTGCTCTCGGGCGGCGAGGACGTCGACCCGCGCCGCTACGGAGAGGCGCCGGGCCCGCACACGGGCTGGATCGACCCGCAGCGGGACGCCTTCGAGATCGCGCTCATCGAGGCGGGGATCGCCCGTGGCATCCCCGTGCTCGGCATCTGCCGCGGCCAGCAGCTCATCAACGTCGCCCTCGGCGGCAGCCTCGTGCAGCACCTCGTCATCGGCGAGGGCGAGTCGCACGCCTCCTACGCGTACCCCCGTGCGCAGCGCGTGCACCCCGTCGCGCTCGAGGCCGGCAGCACGGCGGCCACCCTCTACGGCGAGACCGTCATGGTCAACTCCTACCACCACCAAGCCGTCGGCCGGCTCGCCCCCGGGCTCCGGGTCACCGGCCGGGCCCCTGATGGGGTGATCGAGGCCATCGAGCACGAGAGTGCCCCCGTGATCGGGGTGCAGTGGCACCCGGAGGTCTTCGGTGGCGACCCGCTCTTCGACTGGCTCGTCCAGACCGCGCAGAACTCACAGCTCACACGACAGAAAGCAGCAGCATGA